A single region of the Acuticoccus sediminis genome encodes:
- a CDS encoding ABC transporter permease, producing MRRSLSFDLALALPGLAFALAFFLVPMTRLALVGASGEDGLAAYLTVLTNPRHAAVMGATVLLSALVTVATLAISTVVGLFLSRHVFPGRAVLLSALTLPLAFPGVVVGFLIILLGGRQGLFASVGMSLGAGRIVFAYSMTGLFLGYLYFSIPRVLLTVMAGIEKLDREVVEAARSLGAGPWQILRDVTLPALMPAFIASGAVAFATAMGAFGTAFTLATDIDVLPMLIYTEFTLQANFAAAAALSIVLGLVTFMVLAVARSVAGTTVAAAG from the coding sequence ATGCGCCGCTCCCTCTCCTTCGACCTTGCCCTCGCGTTGCCGGGTCTCGCCTTCGCCCTCGCCTTCTTCCTCGTCCCGATGACGCGGCTGGCGCTCGTCGGCGCCTCGGGCGAGGACGGGCTTGCCGCCTACCTCACCGTGCTCACCAACCCCCGCCACGCGGCGGTGATGGGCGCCACGGTCCTCCTCTCCGCCCTCGTCACCGTCGCGACGCTCGCGATCTCGACCGTCGTCGGGCTCTTCCTGTCGCGGCACGTCTTTCCCGGCCGCGCGGTGCTCCTCTCGGCGCTCACCCTGCCGCTTGCCTTTCCGGGCGTCGTGGTGGGCTTCCTGATCATCCTGCTGGGCGGGCGGCAGGGGCTCTTCGCCAGCGTCGGGATGTCGCTCGGCGCCGGGCGGATCGTCTTCGCCTACTCCATGACGGGGCTCTTCCTCGGCTACCTCTACTTCTCGATCCCGCGCGTCCTGCTGACGGTAATGGCGGGGATCGAGAAACTCGACCGCGAGGTGGTGGAGGCCGCGCGCTCGCTCGGCGCCGGGCCATGGCAGATCCTGCGCGACGTGACGCTCCCGGCGCTGATGCCGGCGTTCATCGCATCGGGCGCCGTCGCCTTCGCAACCGCGATGGGCGCCTTCGGCACCGCCTTCACCCTGGCGACCGACATCGACGTCCTGCCGATGCTGATCTACACCGAGTTCACCCTGCAGGCGAACTTCGCGGCGGCCGCGGCGCTCTCCATCGTCCTCGGCCTCGTCACCTTCATGGTCCTCGCCGTCGCCCGCTCGGTCGCCGGCACCACCGTCGCGGCGGCGGGCTAG
- a CDS encoding ABC transporter permease, which produces MRRTAFVLQLGVTLLVAAFLMVPVAMSIAAGVTANYMRGIASGMTLKWVAEVWGLYAGTIGLSLQIALATLVVTLLIGVPAAWFLVRNPSRLSRVFEEIVTLPVAVPGLAIALALLLVYGGVRDFRASWTFILVGHVLYTLPFMMRAVMAVLQSIDARTLEEGAASLGASPWMRFLTVIVPNARPGIVAGALMVVTLSLGEFNLTWMLHTPMTKTLPVGLADSYASMRLEIASAYTLIFFVMIIPLLVAIQRIGATRPVRKGAPR; this is translated from the coding sequence ATGCGCCGCACAGCCTTCGTCCTGCAGCTCGGCGTGACGCTCCTCGTCGCCGCCTTCCTGATGGTGCCGGTCGCCATGTCCATCGCCGCCGGCGTGACCGCGAACTACATGCGCGGCATCGCCTCCGGCATGACGCTGAAGTGGGTTGCCGAGGTGTGGGGCCTCTACGCCGGGACCATCGGCCTGTCGCTCCAGATCGCGCTGGCGACGCTCGTCGTGACGCTCCTCATCGGCGTTCCGGCCGCGTGGTTCCTGGTGCGCAACCCGTCTCGCCTGTCGCGCGTGTTCGAGGAGATCGTGACGCTTCCCGTCGCGGTGCCCGGCCTCGCGATCGCCCTCGCCCTGCTCTTGGTCTACGGCGGCGTGCGCGACTTCCGCGCGTCCTGGACCTTCATCCTCGTCGGCCACGTCCTCTATACGCTGCCGTTCATGATGCGGGCGGTGATGGCCGTCCTCCAGTCGATCGACGCGCGCACCCTGGAGGAAGGCGCCGCCTCGCTCGGCGCCTCGCCGTGGATGCGCTTCCTCACCGTGATCGTGCCCAACGCGCGGCCCGGCATCGTCGCCGGCGCGCTCATGGTGGTCACGCTGTCGCTCGGCGAGTTCAACCTCACCTGGATGCTCCACACCCCGATGACGAAGACGCTCCCCGTCGGCCTTGCCGACTCCTACGCCTCGATGCGCCTCGAAATCGCCTCGGCCTACACGCTCATCTTCTTCGTGATGATCATCCCCCTCCTCGTCGCGATCCAGCGGATCGGCGCCACGCGGCCCGTGCGCAAGGGGGCGCCGCGATGA
- a CDS encoding ABC transporter substrate-binding protein produces the protein MKLSATLLAAGLALAVFQPADARAQDAICYNCPPQWADWASMLAAIKSGIGIDMPFDNKNSGQTFAQLVAERQSPVADVAYYGVTTGIKAAEQGLVTAYKPTGFDEIPDGLKDPDGRWFAVHSGTIGLFVNVDALGGVPVPQCFDDLLKPEYSGMVGYLDPSSAFVGYASAVAINIAHGGTLDDFDPAIEYFKALAENNPIVPKQTAYARTVSGEIPIQFDYDFNAYRAKYTEDGNFEFVLPCEKTITVPYVMSLVADAPHPEAGKKVLDFIMSDEGQAIWTNAFLRPSRPIDLPEEVASKFLPASDYARAEAVDYARMEAVQQGFGERYLNEVR, from the coding sequence ATGAAGCTTTCCGCGACCCTTCTTGCAGCGGGCCTCGCGCTCGCCGTGTTCCAGCCCGCCGACGCCAGGGCGCAGGACGCGATCTGCTACAACTGCCCACCGCAGTGGGCCGACTGGGCGTCGATGCTGGCGGCGATCAAGTCCGGGATCGGCATCGACATGCCGTTCGACAACAAGAACTCCGGCCAGACCTTCGCCCAGCTCGTCGCCGAGCGGCAGAGCCCGGTCGCCGACGTCGCCTACTACGGCGTCACGACCGGCATCAAGGCGGCCGAGCAGGGCCTCGTCACCGCCTACAAGCCGACCGGCTTCGACGAGATTCCGGACGGGCTGAAGGACCCCGACGGTCGCTGGTTCGCCGTGCACTCCGGCACGATCGGCCTCTTCGTGAACGTCGACGCGCTGGGCGGCGTGCCGGTGCCGCAGTGCTTCGACGACCTCCTGAAGCCGGAATATTCCGGGATGGTCGGCTATCTCGACCCGTCGAGCGCCTTCGTCGGCTACGCCTCGGCCGTCGCGATCAACATCGCCCACGGCGGCACGCTGGATGATTTCGATCCGGCGATCGAGTACTTCAAGGCGCTCGCCGAGAACAACCCGATCGTGCCGAAGCAGACCGCCTACGCACGCACCGTGTCGGGCGAGATCCCCATCCAGTTCGACTACGACTTCAACGCCTACCGGGCGAAGTACACCGAGGACGGCAACTTCGAGTTCGTGCTGCCGTGCGAGAAGACGATCACCGTTCCGTACGTGATGAGCCTCGTCGCCGACGCCCCGCACCCCGAGGCCGGCAAGAAGGTGCTCGACTTCATCATGTCCGACGAGGGCCAGGCGATCTGGACCAACGCGTTCCTGCGCCCCTCGCGCCCGATCGACCTGCCGGAGGAGGTCGCCTCGAAGTTCCTCCCCGCCAGCGACTACGCGCGCGCCGAAGCCGTCGACTACGCCAGGATGGAAGCCGTCCAGCAGGGCTTCGGCGAGCGCTACCTCAACGAGGTGCGCTGA
- a CDS encoding ABC transporter ATP-binding protein: MSAGAEITVAAAAKTFPDGTRALHPTDLTVARGETLVLLGPSGCGKTTLLRLIAGLETPDAGGRILFDGRDVTALPIERREVGMVFQSYALFPNMNVIDNVAYGLRVKGVGKAARREEAARYLELCRIGELAGRRITELSGGQRQRVALARALVVKPRLLLLDEPLTALDANLRETLRGEIDALLRSLAITSIYVTHDQAEAMMLGDRIAVMEKGRIAQIGTPREIYAAPASRFVAEFVGVSNRIEGRVAAGRFHTEHGSIAAEGLADGPATIHFRPDDAALADPSPGAAGDGLAFEVAKVVYLGSGQLVTLKGLSAIRILVPAHHPVAAGERIGFTLSPDRIKVFP, from the coding sequence ATGAGCGCCGGGGCCGAGATCACCGTCGCCGCGGCCGCGAAGACCTTCCCCGACGGCACCCGCGCGCTGCATCCGACGGACCTCACCGTAGCGCGCGGCGAGACGCTCGTCCTCCTCGGCCCGTCGGGTTGCGGCAAGACCACGCTGCTGCGCCTGATCGCCGGCCTGGAGACGCCGGATGCGGGCGGGCGCATCCTCTTCGACGGCCGGGACGTGACGGCGCTGCCGATCGAACGGCGCGAGGTCGGGATGGTGTTCCAGTCCTACGCGCTGTTCCCCAACATGAACGTCATCGACAACGTCGCCTACGGGCTCCGCGTGAAGGGCGTCGGCAAGGCGGCGCGGCGCGAGGAGGCGGCCCGCTACCTGGAGCTCTGCCGCATAGGCGAGCTCGCCGGGCGGCGCATCACCGAGCTCTCCGGCGGCCAGCGCCAGCGCGTCGCGCTCGCCCGCGCGCTCGTCGTCAAGCCGCGCCTCCTCCTCCTGGACGAACCGTTGACGGCGCTCGACGCCAACCTGCGCGAGACGCTGCGCGGGGAGATCGACGCGCTGCTGCGCTCGCTCGCGATCACCTCGATCTACGTCACCCACGATCAGGCCGAGGCGATGATGCTGGGCGACCGCATCGCCGTCATGGAGAAGGGGCGAATCGCCCAGATCGGCACCCCGCGCGAGATCTACGCCGCCCCCGCCTCCCGCTTCGTGGCCGAGTTCGTCGGCGTCTCCAACCGGATCGAGGGGCGCGTCGCGGCCGGACGCTTCCACACCGAACACGGGAGCATCGCCGCCGAGGGCCTCGCCGACGGGCCCGCGACTATCCACTTCCGCCCCGACGACGCCGCCCTCGCCGACCCGTCCCCGGGCGCCGCCGGGGACGGGCTTGCCTTCGAGGTGGCGAAGGTCGTCTACCTCGGTTCCGGCCAGCTCGTGACGCTGAAGGGCCTTTCCGCGATCCGCATCCTCGTCCCCGCGCACCATCCGGTCGCCGCGGGAGAGCGGATCGGGTTCACCCTCTCCCCCGACAGGATCAAAGTCTTTCCATGA
- a CDS encoding phosphodiesterase: MKPIVIAQLTDTHIREGGAFAYGRVDTASFLARAVEHLNALQPDAVVLTGDLVDYGTAAEYETFRTLIAPLRVPLHVIPGNHDSALIWDAFPSGDTARAGLGHTVDVGPLRLVMMDSTIPGAPNGLATEERCRYVADALAGGPSLLFLHHPPFLTGIAHMDRNNCHEAARLAAAIAPADGLLAVGCGHVHRMISATVGGRRTLIAPSPAHAVSLDLSPDGPATFHLEPPGVLLHVVTREADGWHHVSHLSPIGAFAGPFPFFQEDGELV; the protein is encoded by the coding sequence ATGAAGCCGATCGTCATCGCCCAGCTCACCGACACGCACATCCGGGAGGGGGGCGCCTTCGCCTACGGTCGCGTCGACACCGCGTCGTTCCTGGCCCGCGCGGTCGAGCATCTCAACGCGCTCCAGCCGGACGCGGTGGTGCTGACGGGTGACCTCGTCGACTACGGCACGGCGGCCGAGTACGAGACCTTCCGCACCCTGATCGCGCCCCTGCGCGTACCGCTCCACGTCATCCCCGGCAACCATGACAGCGCGCTGATCTGGGACGCCTTCCCGTCCGGCGACACGGCGCGCGCCGGCCTCGGCCATACGGTGGACGTCGGCCCGCTGCGGCTGGTGATGATGGACAGCACCATTCCCGGCGCCCCGAACGGCCTCGCCACCGAGGAGCGCTGCCGCTACGTCGCGGACGCGCTGGCCGGCGGCCCGTCCCTGCTCTTCCTGCACCACCCGCCATTCCTGACGGGGATCGCCCACATGGACCGCAACAACTGCCACGAGGCGGCCCGGCTCGCGGCGGCGATCGCACCGGCGGACGGTCTCCTCGCGGTCGGCTGCGGGCACGTGCACCGGATGATCAGCGCCACCGTCGGCGGCAGGCGGACGCTGATCGCGCCGTCCCCCGCGCATGCGGTCAGCCTCGACCTCTCGCCGGACGGCCCGGCGACCTTCCACCTCGAGCCGCCGGGTGTCCTCCTCCACGTCGTCACCCGGGAGGCGGACGGCTGGCACCACGTCTCCCACCTCTCACCGATCGGCGCCTTCGCCGGCCCCTTCCCCTTCTTCCAGGAGGACGGCGAGCTCGTCTGA
- a CDS encoding NAD(P)-dependent oxidoreductase: MTENSVGFIGLGVMGEPICRNMLTKSGAPFQVLDLAEAPMARLAEAGAQRAESVAALAATVDVLFLSLPGGAEVEAVITGPGGIAAHAREGLTVVDLSTAPVALTRQMAERLAALDVDYADAPVARTRQAAIDGTLSIMVGASDAVFARVRPLLDHAASDVTHCGPVGCGQVTKILNNMVLFETVVALSEALALGRSAGMDPGLLFDTLSKGSADSFALRNHGLKSMVPQAFPEGAFSTNYALKDLSYALELARDAGIVAHGAETARHRLERARDAGYGANYFPALSMVHDARPGGDGD; this comes from the coding sequence GTGACCGAAAACAGCGTCGGTTTCATCGGGCTCGGTGTGATGGGGGAACCCATCTGCCGGAACATGTTGACGAAGTCGGGTGCGCCCTTCCAGGTCCTCGACCTCGCCGAGGCGCCCATGGCCCGGCTGGCCGAGGCCGGCGCGCAGCGGGCCGAGAGCGTGGCGGCGCTCGCCGCGACCGTCGACGTCCTCTTCCTGTCGCTGCCGGGCGGCGCGGAGGTCGAGGCGGTGATCACCGGCCCCGGCGGGATCGCCGCGCATGCGCGTGAGGGGCTGACCGTGGTGGACCTGTCCACCGCGCCCGTCGCGCTGACGCGGCAGATGGCGGAGCGGCTGGCGGCGCTGGACGTCGACTATGCCGACGCGCCGGTCGCCCGGACGCGGCAGGCGGCGATCGACGGCACGCTGTCGATCATGGTCGGGGCGAGCGACGCGGTGTTCGCGCGGGTGCGGCCGCTGCTCGACCACGCGGCGTCGGACGTGACCCACTGCGGCCCGGTCGGCTGCGGGCAGGTCACCAAGATCCTCAACAACATGGTTCTGTTCGAGACGGTCGTGGCGCTCTCCGAGGCGCTGGCGCTCGGAAGGTCGGCGGGGATGGACCCCGGCCTCCTCTTCGACACCCTGTCGAAGGGGTCGGCCGACAGCTTCGCGCTGCGCAACCACGGCCTGAAGTCCATGGTGCCGCAGGCATTTCCGGAGGGCGCGTTCTCCACGAACTACGCCCTGAAGGACCTCTCCTACGCGCTGGAGCTCGCCCGCGACGCGGGGATCGTCGCCCACGGTGCCGAGACCGCGCGACACCGTCTGGAACGGGCGCGCGACGCCGGGTACGGCGCGAACTACTTCCCCGCCCTCTCGATGGTCCACGACGCGCGGCCGGGCGGGGACGGGGACTGA
- a CDS encoding ABC transporter substrate-binding protein has product MEITRRLFVTGSTVALATPALLRYGRAQSGPINIGSLTPLSGGGGPYGPEKAKAHRTVVDLVNANGGVMGREINLISENTETNPEAAVRAARKLIDADRVSAIIGTWASSVTLGIMPLCQEANVVQIFTGSSDYLPDGDKKGLCFNLQPLNAAWCVALAGLAMKEGFDKIAFAGPNNDFAASMGESFGAALQKDGGEIVGEPFYYNPNQASYRAEAERLIATGAPALFIAGYVTDFTPVYRELVRGGYTGQIFTLSFAVGPQFKEAVGSAADGILHGAPVPPVGKDAYDVYLKLVGLEPNGQVQNPYGCAAYDEINVLLLAIEKAKSTDPEAVVKAVFEIANAPGERVTTFADGKALIENGTDINYDGASSSVEFQENGMLKSRDFELYRIEGGKDVPVQRITSGG; this is encoded by the coding sequence ATGGAGATTACACGCCGTCTCTTCGTCACCGGCTCCACGGTCGCCCTCGCGACGCCAGCCCTCCTGCGCTACGGCCGCGCCCAGTCGGGGCCCATCAACATCGGCTCGCTGACCCCGCTGTCGGGCGGCGGCGGTCCCTACGGGCCGGAGAAGGCGAAGGCCCACCGGACGGTGGTCGACCTCGTCAACGCCAACGGCGGCGTCATGGGGCGGGAGATCAACCTCATCTCGGAGAACACCGAGACGAACCCGGAAGCGGCGGTGCGCGCCGCCCGCAAGCTGATCGACGCCGACCGGGTGTCGGCGATCATCGGCACCTGGGCCTCGTCGGTGACGCTCGGCATCATGCCGCTCTGCCAGGAGGCGAACGTCGTCCAGATCTTCACCGGTTCGTCGGACTACCTGCCGGACGGTGACAAGAAGGGCCTGTGCTTCAACCTGCAGCCGCTCAACGCGGCCTGGTGCGTCGCCCTTGCGGGCCTCGCCATGAAGGAAGGCTTCGACAAGATCGCATTCGCCGGCCCCAACAACGACTTCGCCGCCTCGATGGGCGAATCGTTCGGCGCCGCGCTCCAGAAGGACGGCGGCGAGATCGTCGGCGAGCCGTTCTACTACAACCCCAACCAGGCATCCTACCGCGCGGAGGCCGAGCGGCTCATCGCCACCGGCGCGCCGGCGCTCTTCATCGCCGGCTACGTGACCGACTTCACGCCGGTCTACCGCGAACTCGTGCGCGGCGGCTACACGGGGCAGATCTTCACCCTGTCGTTCGCGGTCGGCCCGCAGTTCAAGGAGGCCGTCGGCTCTGCGGCGGACGGCATCCTGCACGGCGCTCCGGTCCCGCCGGTCGGCAAGGACGCCTACGATGTCTACCTGAAGCTCGTCGGCCTGGAGCCGAACGGGCAGGTGCAGAACCCCTACGGCTGCGCCGCGTACGACGAGATCAACGTCCTGCTGCTTGCCATCGAGAAGGCGAAGTCCACCGACCCCGAGGCGGTCGTGAAGGCCGTGTTCGAGATCGCCAACGCGCCGGGCGAGCGCGTGACGACCTTCGCCGACGGCAAGGCGCTGATCGAGAACGGCACCGACATCAACTACGACGGTGCCAGCTCCTCGGTGGAGTTCCAGGAGAACGGCATGCTGAAGAGCCGCGACTTCGAGCTCTACCGCATCGAGGGCGGCAAGGACGTTCCGGTCCAGCGCATCACCAGCGGCGGGTGA
- a CDS encoding branched-chain amino acid ABC transporter permease, whose protein sequence is MDAYLVAILTVAGIYVILALALNLQYGFTGLINFGIVGFYGLGAYASGIATETLGLPFVLGLVMALAVGALSGAAVALLSLRLSGDFLAIVTLGFAETVRLALNNEDWLTRGPRGFIIMTRPVFDGLGRSATSWFILGVVALVALVVLLVMVRLARSAYGRVLRAIREDDLVPATLGKDVFVYRLQAFVIGAMITAAGGSLYAHYTQTITPENFTTPIAILVWMSVVVGGAGNNLGVVLGALVVTAIYEGTRFLAPWLGFLDAEQISALRFVVIGSALIIVIRYRPEGLLPEPRHRPVVPAPSAPAR, encoded by the coding sequence ATGGACGCCTACCTTGTCGCCATCCTCACCGTCGCGGGGATCTACGTCATCCTCGCCCTCGCGCTGAACCTGCAATACGGCTTCACCGGGCTGATCAACTTCGGCATCGTCGGCTTCTACGGCCTCGGCGCCTACGCCAGCGGCATCGCTACCGAGACACTGGGCCTGCCGTTCGTCCTCGGCCTCGTCATGGCGCTCGCGGTCGGCGCGCTCTCGGGCGCGGCGGTGGCGCTCCTGTCGCTGCGCCTGTCGGGCGACTTCCTCGCCATCGTCACGCTGGGGTTCGCCGAGACCGTCCGCCTCGCCCTCAACAACGAGGACTGGCTCACCCGCGGCCCGCGCGGCTTCATCATCATGACGCGCCCGGTGTTCGACGGCCTCGGCCGGTCGGCGACCTCCTGGTTCATCCTCGGCGTGGTGGCGCTGGTGGCACTCGTCGTCCTCCTCGTGATGGTGCGCCTCGCGCGCTCCGCCTACGGCCGCGTGCTGCGGGCGATCCGCGAGGACGACCTGGTCCCGGCGACGCTCGGCAAGGACGTCTTCGTCTACCGCCTGCAGGCCTTCGTCATCGGCGCGATGATCACCGCCGCCGGAGGCTCCCTCTACGCCCATTACACGCAGACGATCACGCCGGAGAATTTCACGACGCCGATCGCCATCCTGGTGTGGATGAGCGTCGTCGTGGGCGGTGCCGGCAACAACCTCGGCGTCGTCCTCGGCGCGCTCGTCGTCACCGCGATCTACGAGGGCACGCGCTTCCTCGCCCCCTGGCTCGGCTTCCTCGACGCCGAGCAGATCTCGGCGCTGCGCTTCGTCGTCATCGGCAGCGCCCTCATCATCGTCATCCGCTACCGGCCGGAAGGGCTCCTGCCCGAGCCGCGCCACCGGCCGGTCGTTCCCGCCCCCTCAGCCCCCGCACGATAA
- a CDS encoding ABC transporter ATP-binding protein yields MSLVLANVEAGYGGDPIVHGASLTVAPGETVALVGPNGAGKSTLLKSVAGVARVSGGTLTLDGRDLVPLSPAQRAEAGAVYLPQDRNIFRTLTVAENLAASAWGAKDIARRRERVVELLPTVKEVMRQRAGGLSGGQRQMVALAMALMAEPKVLLVDEPTAGLSPLLVGEMLDMLIGLARAGLGLLIVEQNARAALDRADRALVLVDGRVVRAGPAAELAGMEDFGQLFFGEAA; encoded by the coding sequence ATGAGCCTCGTCCTTGCGAACGTGGAGGCCGGCTACGGCGGCGACCCGATCGTCCACGGCGCGAGCCTCACGGTGGCGCCGGGCGAGACGGTCGCGCTGGTCGGGCCGAACGGGGCGGGCAAGTCGACGCTCCTGAAGTCCGTCGCAGGCGTCGCCAGGGTCTCGGGCGGCACGCTCACCCTTGACGGGCGGGACCTCGTGCCGCTGTCGCCGGCCCAGCGCGCCGAGGCGGGCGCGGTCTACCTGCCGCAGGACCGCAACATCTTCCGCACGCTCACTGTGGCGGAAAACCTCGCCGCGAGCGCCTGGGGCGCGAAGGACATCGCCCGCCGCCGCGAGCGGGTCGTCGAGCTGCTGCCGACGGTGAAGGAGGTGATGCGCCAGCGCGCCGGCGGTCTCTCCGGCGGGCAGCGCCAGATGGTGGCGCTCGCGATGGCGCTGATGGCGGAGCCGAAGGTGCTCCTGGTCGACGAGCCGACAGCCGGCCTCTCGCCGCTCCTTGTGGGCGAGATGCTCGACATGCTGATCGGCCTCGCGCGGGCCGGTCTCGGTCTCCTCATCGTGGAGCAGAACGCGCGCGCCGCGCTCGACCGCGCCGACCGCGCGCTCGTCCTCGTCGACGGCCGCGTCGTGCGCGCCGGCCCCGCCGCCGAGCTCGCCGGGATGGAGGACTTCGGACAACTCTTCTTCGGCGAGGCCGCCTGA
- a CDS encoding ABC transporter ATP-binding protein, which produces MTDRPTGTPPGDRAVRTYGEPGLHPRIEARGLTKRFGGATAVDDVYLTVGPGEVVGLIGPNGAGKTTLFNLLSGALKPDSGELNVNGVRATRLPPHRLAKLGLTRTFQLARELDRLTTLENVLLAAPNHPGETLRGAFFEPRATRRAEVEATVKAREILEIVGLSAKEATLAGHLSGGQKKLLELARCLMVDADTILLDEIAAGVAPHLVEEIAALVERLNREHGTTFVIIEHNVGIIRRLSSRVVVMARGAVLAEGSFADVASNPDVVSSYLGQAA; this is translated from the coding sequence ATGACCGACCGACCGACGGGCACCCCGCCCGGCGACCGAGCCGTGCGCACGTACGGCGAACCGGGCCTTCACCCCCGCATCGAGGCGCGCGGCCTCACCAAGCGCTTCGGCGGCGCGACCGCCGTCGACGACGTGTACCTCACGGTCGGTCCCGGCGAGGTCGTCGGCCTGATCGGCCCGAACGGGGCGGGCAAGACCACGCTCTTCAACCTGCTTTCTGGTGCGCTGAAGCCGGATTCGGGGGAACTCAACGTCAACGGCGTGCGGGCGACGCGCCTGCCGCCGCATCGGCTGGCGAAGCTCGGCCTCACCCGCACGTTCCAGCTCGCCCGCGAGCTCGACCGGCTCACCACGCTCGAGAACGTGCTCCTCGCCGCGCCGAACCACCCCGGCGAAACGCTGAGGGGCGCCTTCTTCGAGCCCCGCGCGACACGCCGGGCCGAGGTCGAGGCTACCGTGAAGGCGCGGGAGATCCTCGAGATCGTCGGCCTATCCGCCAAGGAGGCGACGCTCGCCGGGCACCTGTCGGGCGGGCAGAAGAAGCTCCTGGAGCTCGCCCGCTGCCTGATGGTCGACGCCGACACCATCCTCCTCGACGAGATCGCCGCCGGCGTCGCCCCGCACCTCGTGGAGGAGATCGCCGCCCTCGTCGAGCGCCTCAACCGCGAGCACGGGACCACCTTCGTGATCATCGAGCACAATGTCGGCATCATCCGCCGGCTCTCCAGCCGCGTCGTCGTGATGGCGCGCGGGGCGGTCCTCGCCGAGGGCAGCTTCGCGGACGTCGCCAGCAACCCCGACGTCGTCTCCTCCTACCTGGGCCAGGCGGCATGA
- a CDS encoding branched-chain amino acid ABC transporter permease — MQTLVNALQSAAIVAPGAVAFTLVFTLFRYANFAVGGFITIGAFAAWVVNAHLGLPLWACAIVATLFGAAVFAAADRIVFEPLRARTGATLLLVSVALSFVLENVVRFFFGSGIRGFDLPLVGPMVIGGVRITRDGLWVMGVSLTAILAVGAILAFTPIGRAIRAVADNRSLAAVRGLPVGRVELVTLLLAGGLLGLSGTLVGVDLAIDPHLTWAVTIPVIAAAIFGGLGSPLGAAVGAVVIGLAEEITVASISPPYKGAVGFAVIALVLVFRPQGLLGAKVDRK; from the coding sequence ATGCAAACGCTCGTCAACGCGCTGCAGAGCGCGGCGATCGTCGCCCCCGGCGCGGTCGCCTTCACCCTCGTCTTCACCCTGTTCCGCTACGCCAACTTCGCGGTCGGCGGCTTCATCACCATCGGCGCCTTCGCCGCCTGGGTTGTGAACGCGCATCTCGGGCTGCCGCTCTGGGCCTGCGCCATCGTGGCGACGCTGTTCGGCGCCGCCGTCTTCGCTGCGGCCGACCGGATCGTCTTCGAGCCGCTGCGCGCCCGCACCGGTGCCACGTTGCTTCTGGTGTCCGTCGCGCTGTCGTTCGTACTCGAGAACGTCGTGCGGTTCTTCTTCGGCTCCGGGATCCGCGGCTTCGACCTGCCGCTCGTCGGACCGATGGTGATCGGCGGCGTGCGCATCACACGCGACGGCCTGTGGGTCATGGGCGTCTCGCTCACCGCGATCCTCGCGGTCGGCGCGATCCTCGCCTTCACCCCGATCGGCCGCGCCATCCGTGCCGTCGCCGACAATCGCTCGCTTGCCGCCGTGCGCGGCCTGCCGGTGGGCCGGGTAGAGCTCGTCACGCTGCTGCTGGCGGGCGGTCTCCTCGGCCTTTCCGGCACGCTCGTCGGCGTCGACCTCGCGATCGACCCGCACCTCACCTGGGCGGTGACGATCCCCGTCATCGCCGCGGCGATCTTCGGCGGGCTCGGCTCGCCGCTCGGCGCCGCGGTCGGTGCGGTCGTCATCGGTCTCGCCGAGGAGATCACCGTCGCGTCCATCTCGCCGCCCTACAAGGGCGCCGTCGGCTTCGCGGTGATCGCCCTCGTTCTCGTCTTCCGCCCGCAGGGTCTGCTGGGCGCCAAAGTGGACAGGAAGTAG